A genomic segment from Nitrospirota bacterium encodes:
- the map gene encoding type I methionyl aminopeptidase → MVILKSPEEIEKMSLSCLIVARTLDYLRDKIKPGITTRTIDQLVESFIRDHEALPAFKGYRGYPASICASVNEEIIHGIPNNRELEDGDILGIDLGVYKDGFYGDAAFTFPIGEIDQEAERLLRVTEESLYLGIENARAGKRVSDISHSIQTHIESNGFSVVRAFVGHGIGRNLHEDPQIPNFGLPGRGARLQPGMTLAIEPMVNEGGHEVVILEDGWTAVTMDGRRSAHFEHTVLVTADKPVILTKTNEKDYII, encoded by the coding sequence ATGGTTATCTTGAAATCACCAGAAGAAATCGAAAAAATGTCCTTGTCATGTCTGATTGTCGCCAGGACGCTCGATTACTTGCGGGATAAGATAAAACCGGGTATTACAACGAGGACAATCGATCAGCTGGTGGAAAGCTTTATCAGGGATCATGAGGCACTTCCGGCGTTTAAGGGTTACAGGGGATACCCTGCAAGCATATGCGCGTCTGTGAATGAAGAGATCATCCATGGGATACCGAACAACAGGGAGCTTGAAGACGGGGATATCCTGGGTATTGATCTGGGTGTGTACAAAGACGGGTTTTATGGAGATGCCGCTTTTACGTTCCCGATAGGTGAAATAGACCAGGAGGCAGAAAGGCTGCTCAGGGTGACTGAAGAGTCGCTGTATCTGGGGATAGAGAATGCGCGGGCAGGGAAGAGAGTCTCTGACATATCGCATTCCATCCAGACGCATATAGAGTCCAATGGGTTTTCGGTTGTGAGGGCATTTGTCGGACACGGCATAGGCAGAAACCTTCACGAGGATCCTCAGATCCCGAACTTCGGTCTGCCTGGACGGGGAGCGCGGCTTCAGCCGGGCATGACCCTAGCGATTGAACCAATGGTGAACGAGGGAGGGCATGAGGTGGTGATACTTGAAGATGGCTGGACAGCAGTAACCATGGACGGCAGGCGGTCTGCACATTTCGAGCATACGGTTCTTGTGACTGCTGATAAGCCGGTAATCTTGACTAAAACCAATGAAAAAGATTATATTATTTAG
- the rplO gene encoding 50S ribosomal protein L15 — translation MKIEDIKPAPGSRRRSKRVGRGIGSGHGKTSCKGHKGQKSRSGGTKGPGFEGGQMPLQRRVPKRGFRNPFRTEYAIVNLGTINKIEGVDTITPEVLIDKGIIKELKQGIKILGSGEIQKPLTIKADAFSASALTKIASAGGKAEVI, via the coding sequence ATGAAAATTGAAGACATCAAGCCCGCCCCAGGCAGCAGAAGAAGAAGCAAGAGAGTCGGAAGGGGAATCGGTTCAGGCCATGGGAAAACCTCCTGCAAGGGCCATAAGGGACAGAAGTCGCGCTCCGGAGGGACCAAAGGGCCGGGATTCGAGGGTGGCCAGATGCCATTACAGAGAAGAGTACCAAAAAGAGGGTTCCGGAATCCTTTCAGGACTGAATATGCAATTGTCAATCTCGGCACCATCAATAAAATAGAAGGGGTTGATACAATCACTCCCGAAGTACTAATCGACAAAGGCATCATAAAAGAGCTGAAACAGGGGATTAAGATTCTCGGTTCAGGTGAGATTCAGAAGCCTTTGACCATTAAGGCAGATGCTTTCAGTGCTTCTGCACTCACCAAGATAGCTTCAGCAGGTGGTAAGGCAGAGGTAATATAA
- the rpsM gene encoding 30S ribosomal protein S13 — MARIAGVDLPKNERIEIGLTRIFGIGRSLSQKILDETKINLNTRVKDLTNEEIVKIRSVLERDYRVEGDLRRDIAMNVKRLTDIGSYRGMRHRSGLPLRGQRTKTNARTRKGPRKAVMGKKKEA; from the coding sequence TTGGCGAGAATTGCTGGCGTTGATTTGCCGAAAAACGAGCGAATCGAGATAGGTTTGACAAGAATTTTCGGAATCGGAAGATCTCTTTCACAGAAAATACTTGATGAGACGAAGATCAACCTGAATACCAGGGTAAAAGATCTGACCAATGAAGAGATTGTCAAAATAAGGAGTGTGCTGGAAAGAGATTACCGGGTTGAAGGTGATCTCAGGCGTGACATCGCAATGAACGTAAAAAGACTTACAGATATCGGCAGTTACAGGGGGATGAGACACCGGTCTGGTCTTCCGTTACGCGGCCAGAGGACAAAAACAAATGCACGAACCCGAAAAGGCCCGAGAAAAGCGGTAATGGGTAAGAAGAAAGAGGCGTAG
- the rplR gene encoding 50S ribosomal protein L18 — MAENKKEGKKRRHVRIRKKVFGTPERLRLSVYRSLNHIYAQIIDDTKGQTLATASSLDKEIKEEKSHKGNIPTAKKVGELIAKRALEKGIRKIVFDRSGYIYHGGIKALADASREAGLEF, encoded by the coding sequence TTGGCTGAAAACAAGAAAGAAGGCAAAAAAAGACGGCATGTACGGATCAGAAAAAAAGTATTCGGTACTCCTGAAAGATTAAGACTGTCTGTGTACCGGAGCCTCAATCATATCTATGCCCAGATTATCGATGATACAAAAGGGCAGACTCTTGCGACCGCATCGAGTCTTGACAAGGAAATAAAGGAAGAAAAGTCCCATAAGGGGAATATCCCCACCGCGAAAAAGGTTGGAGAGCTTATCGCAAAGAGGGCTTTGGAAAAAGGCATAAGGAAAATTGTTTTTGACAGGAGCGGATATATTTATCATGGCGGTATCAAGGCATTGGCAGACGCTTCCAGAGAAGCAGGATTAGAGTTTTAG
- the rpsE gene encoding 30S ribosomal protein S5, which translates to MEKIDPDGLNLRDKVVHINRVAKVVKGGRRFSFTALVVVGDGEGTVGVGKGKASEVPEAIRKAVEQAKKSLLKFPLREGTIPHRIIGRFGSGTVIMNPAVKGTGIIAGGAVRAILEVGGIQDIVAKSLRSHNPFNSVKATLNGLSGLKDPEAVMKLRGKAEEEHQEAS; encoded by the coding sequence GTGGAGAAGATTGATCCAGACGGACTGAACTTACGGGATAAGGTGGTACATATAAACAGGGTTGCAAAGGTAGTGAAAGGTGGAAGGCGCTTTTCATTCACTGCGCTCGTCGTTGTCGGAGACGGAGAAGGAACTGTCGGTGTCGGGAAGGGAAAAGCATCAGAAGTTCCCGAAGCCATACGGAAGGCGGTTGAGCAGGCCAAGAAATCCCTCCTTAAGTTCCCGCTTAGAGAAGGCACCATACCGCACAGAATCATCGGAAGATTCGGTTCCGGCACGGTCATCATGAACCCTGCAGTCAAGGGCACCGGAATTATTGCGGGAGGTGCGGTAAGGGCTATTCTGGAAGTGGGCGGTATTCAGGATATCGTCGCAAAATCCCTCCGCAGCCATAATCCTTTTAATTCCGTGAAAGCAACATTGAACGGGCTCTCAGGACTGAAAGACCCTGAAGCGGTCATGAAGCTGAGAGGGAAGGCTGAGGAAGAGCATCAGGAGGCATCATGA
- the infA gene encoding translation initiation factor IF-1 codes for MPKEDNIEVEGKIIETLPNAMFKVELENGQVILAYVSGKMRMHFIKILPGDRVTVELSPYDLTKGRITYRFK; via the coding sequence ATGCCAAAAGAAGATAATATAGAGGTCGAAGGGAAAATAATAGAAACGCTGCCAAACGCGATGTTCAAGGTTGAACTCGAAAATGGTCAGGTTATTCTTGCGTATGTATCGGGGAAGATGAGAATGCATTTTATTAAAATTCTTCCGGGGGACAGAGTAACTGTTGAACTCTCCCCGTATGACCTTACTAAGGGAAGAATAACTTACCGGTTTAAATGA
- the rpmJ gene encoding 50S ribosomal protein L36 → MKVRSSVRTICAKCKIIKRKGAIRVICENPRHKQKQG, encoded by the coding sequence ATGAAAGTACGTTCTTCTGTGAGAACCATATGTGCTAAGTGCAAGATAATAAAGAGAAAAGGTGCTATCCGGGTTATTTGCGAGAACCCGAGGCACAAGCAAAAACAGGGATAA
- the rplN gene encoding 50S ribosomal protein L14, producing the protein MIQLRSMLEVADNSGAKKVQCIKVLGGFHRRYARLGDIVVVSVKEALPDSNIKKGTVAKAVVVRTKKEHRRADGSYIRFDQNAVVLINPQGEPVGTRIFGPVARELRWREFAKIISLAPEVL; encoded by the coding sequence ATGATTCAGTTGAGGAGCATGCTCGAAGTAGCAGACAATTCCGGAGCCAAGAAGGTGCAGTGCATAAAAGTGCTCGGCGGTTTTCACCGGAGATACGCCAGACTCGGTGATATAGTGGTTGTCAGTGTTAAGGAGGCCTTACCTGACAGTAATATCAAAAAAGGAACTGTTGCAAAAGCTGTCGTGGTGCGGACAAAGAAAGAGCACCGGAGGGCTGACGGATCCTACATACGTTTTGACCAGAATGCGGTGGTTCTTATAAACCCGCAGGGCGAGCCTGTCGGGACACGAATATTCGGCCCTGTGGCGAGAGAACTCAGGTGGAGGGAGTTTGCAAAGATCATCTCCCTGGCCCCGGAGGTTCTATAG
- the rplE gene encoding 50S ribosomal protein L5 gives MKPRLKEKYLTEVVPSMMKDFSYKNIMEVPKVQKVVLNVGLGEAIQNIKLLDAAQKELSMISGQKAVVTKAKKSIAAFKLRKGMPIGCKVTLRGNMMYEFMDRLISVALPRIRDFRGISGKSFDGRGNYSLGLKEQFIFPEIDYDKVEMVHGLDISFCTTAKTDKESKALLRHLGMPFRN, from the coding sequence ATGAAACCAAGACTCAAAGAAAAATACCTTACAGAAGTCGTCCCCAGTATGATGAAGGATTTTTCCTATAAGAATATTATGGAAGTCCCCAAAGTGCAGAAAGTGGTGCTGAATGTCGGTCTGGGCGAAGCCATACAGAATATTAAGCTTCTTGATGCTGCGCAGAAGGAGCTTTCAATGATATCAGGACAGAAGGCAGTTGTGACCAAAGCCAAGAAATCGATCGCTGCATTTAAGTTGCGGAAGGGAATGCCCATTGGCTGCAAGGTAACGCTCAGGGGGAATATGATGTATGAATTCATGGACAGGCTTATCAGTGTTGCTCTCCCGAGAATAAGGGATTTCAGGGGCATTTCCGGAAAATCGTTCGATGGAAGAGGAAACTATTCTCTGGGCCTTAAGGAGCAGTTTATATTCCCCGAGATAGACTACGATAAAGTTGAAATGGTTCACGGGCTCGATATCAGTTTCTGTACTACAGCAAAGACAGATAAGGAAAGCAAGGCCCTTTTGCGTCATTTAGGAATGCCGTTCAGAAATTAA
- the rpsH gene encoding 30S ribosomal protein S8 encodes MMLTDPIADMLTRIRNAVHIKADKVDIPISKMKLEIAKILKEEGFIRAYKILKDRKQGILRVIPKYIESESVIAGLKRISKPGRRVYVGSKEIPKVMGGLGVAILTTSRGVLSDKACLREGVGGEVICYVW; translated from the coding sequence ATAATGCTGACTGATCCCATTGCGGACATGCTTACAAGAATACGAAATGCGGTGCATATTAAAGCGGACAAGGTTGATATCCCGATTTCAAAGATGAAGCTGGAAATTGCGAAGATTCTGAAAGAAGAAGGTTTTATCAGGGCCTATAAAATATTGAAAGACAGAAAACAGGGCATCCTCAGAGTGATTCCGAAATATATAGAAAGTGAAAGCGTGATCGCAGGACTGAAAAGGATAAGTAAACCCGGACGGAGGGTATACGTGGGCAGCAAGGAGATTCCCAAGGTCATGGGCGGTCTGGGGGTTGCTATCCTCACAACATCAAGAGGAGTTCTGAGTGACAAGGCCTGCCTCAGGGAAGGTGTCGGCGGAGAAGTCATCTGCTATGTGTGGTAA
- the rplQ gene encoding 50S ribosomal protein L17 has product MRHRVDGRSFGRSANQRKSLLRGLVNSLLEHERIETTVAKAKAIKGIAEKMVTLGVKGDLHAKRLAFSYLSNRSVVAKLFSEIAPRFSGRNGGYLRIIQTRNRLNDSAPMAVLEFVDYKEPEKKKEIKSEKKEQQKTS; this is encoded by the coding sequence ATGCGACACAGAGTTGACGGAAGATCATTTGGGAGGTCTGCAAACCAGAGGAAATCGCTTCTGAGAGGGCTGGTGAACTCCCTTCTGGAACATGAAAGAATCGAGACCACAGTTGCGAAGGCTAAGGCAATAAAGGGAATTGCAGAGAAGATGGTTACGCTCGGCGTGAAGGGTGATCTGCATGCAAAGAGACTTGCGTTTTCCTATCTTTCGAACAGGTCGGTAGTTGCGAAACTTTTCAGTGAGATTGCCCCGAGGTTTTCAGGGAGGAATGGCGGTTATCTGAGGATCATACAGACAAGAAACAGGCTGAATGATTCGGCTCCGATGGCTGTGCTTGAGTTTGTTGACTACAAAGAACCGGAAAAGAAGAAGGAAATAAAATCAGAAAAAAAAGAGCAGCAAAAGACCAGCTGA
- the rpsK gene encoding 30S ribosomal protein S11 has protein sequence MAQRKKGAKKEKKNIAYGAAHIQATFNNTIVTITDPSGGVITWASAGNLGFKGSRKGTPYAAQMAASAAARKAIDFGMKQVDIFVKGPGAGRESAIRALQAAGLEINLIKDVTPVPHNGCRPPKRRRV, from the coding sequence ATGGCACAGAGGAAAAAGGGAGCAAAAAAGGAAAAAAAGAACATCGCATATGGAGCAGCACATATCCAGGCTACTTTTAACAATACTATCGTGACGATAACTGATCCGAGCGGCGGTGTAATAACCTGGGCAAGCGCCGGAAACCTGGGATTCAAGGGGTCAAGAAAAGGCACTCCTTATGCAGCCCAGATGGCTGCATCAGCAGCGGCACGGAAAGCGATTGATTTTGGGATGAAGCAGGTCGATATCTTTGTGAAGGGGCCAGGCGCCGGAAGGGAGTCTGCGATACGCGCCCTCCAGGCAGCCGGGCTTGAGATAAATCTCATTAAAGATGTGACCCCTGTTCCTCACAACGGGTGCAGGCCGCCTAAGAGGAGGAGGGTATAG
- the rplF gene encoding 50S ribosomal protein L6 — protein sequence MSRVGKKPIKLPDNVTVDINAGIIKVKGPKGELNWNYPHRVRVLISDGQVSVERMGDLKTDRALHGLARSIISNMVVGVSEGYTKVLEIKGVGYRAQVTGNRIVLFLGYSHPIEFTLPEGIQATMDQKMVQITLVGIDKQQIGQVAASLKDLRLPDAYKGKGIRYAGERLKLKVGKAGKK from the coding sequence ATGTCACGAGTTGGTAAAAAACCGATAAAGCTTCCTGATAACGTTACGGTTGATATAAATGCTGGCATCATTAAGGTGAAAGGTCCCAAAGGGGAACTGAACTGGAATTACCCTCACAGGGTAAGGGTTTTGATCAGCGACGGACAGGTATCTGTCGAGAGAATGGGTGATTTGAAGACCGACAGAGCCCTGCACGGACTTGCACGGAGCATTATCAGCAATATGGTAGTGGGAGTATCCGAGGGGTATACGAAAGTCCTCGAAATCAAAGGCGTAGGGTACAGGGCTCAGGTGACCGGTAACAGAATCGTACTGTTTCTCGGCTATTCACACCCTATAGAATTTACCTTGCCTGAAGGGATTCAGGCAACTATGGATCAAAAGATGGTGCAGATTACTCTTGTCGGGATTGACAAACAGCAGATCGGGCAGGTTGCTGCAAGTCTTAAGGACCTGAGATTGCCTGATGCATATAAAGGCAAGGGCATCAGATATGCAGGCGAAAGGCTCAAACTCAAGGTTGGCAAGGCCGGCAAGAAGTAG
- the rplX gene encoding 50S ribosomal protein L24 gives MGIKKNDTVLVMTGKEKGKKGRVLSVYPLKERILVEKINVIKRHMKPTRKYTQGGIIEKEAPLHISNVMLVCPKCSKPTRIGNSVLQDGRKLRVCKKCREVIDS, from the coding sequence TTGGGGATAAAGAAAAATGACACGGTGCTGGTAATGACCGGCAAGGAAAAGGGCAAAAAGGGCAGAGTCCTTTCGGTGTACCCTTTGAAGGAAAGGATTCTGGTGGAGAAGATAAATGTCATCAAGAGACATATGAAGCCGACGAGAAAGTATACCCAGGGCGGAATCATTGAGAAAGAAGCGCCTTTGCATATCTCGAACGTAATGCTGGTCTGCCCGAAATGCAGCAAGCCGACAAGGATTGGCAATTCAGTACTGCAGGACGGAAGGAAATTGCGGGTATGCAAAAAATGCAGGGAGGTTATAGATTCCTAA
- a CDS encoding DNA-directed RNA polymerase subunit alpha, with amino-acid sequence MDLRKIGFQLPDSIRFDEETLTDMYGKLVAEPLERGFGTTLGNSLRRIMLSSIEGAAVTAVKIPSALHEFSTIKGVKEDVVDIILNIKKLRFKLYSNGTKIATIKAKGPKSITGGDIQGDASFDLLNPEQLIATLDKDFPFEAEMYIKKGRGYVPAEFNKEDDIPLNMVAVDSVFTPIQKVNFTVEKARVGRATDYDRLIMEIWTDGSITPEKSVSQAASILMEHLSLFVLETDDFEADDVFVEQGDLINDMNEEPVFNSNLLKSVEELELSVRSYNCLKNANIKTIADLVQKTEQEMLRTKNFGRKSLNEIKEILIGMGLRLGMRVDFEALSREAALQSGGIEQDATQS; translated from the coding sequence ATGGACCTTAGAAAAATAGGCTTTCAGCTACCTGATTCGATCAGGTTTGATGAAGAAACGCTGACCGATATGTATGGCAAACTTGTAGCTGAGCCTTTAGAGCGTGGCTTTGGTACCACGCTGGGCAACTCGCTCAGGAGGATAATGCTTTCCTCAATTGAAGGAGCTGCAGTGACGGCAGTGAAAATTCCGAGCGCACTTCACGAGTTTTCTACAATAAAGGGAGTTAAGGAGGATGTTGTTGATATTATCCTCAATATCAAGAAACTCAGGTTCAAGCTGTATTCAAACGGGACAAAGATCGCAACAATAAAGGCAAAGGGACCCAAGAGCATAACCGGAGGAGATATCCAGGGTGACGCGTCTTTCGATCTCCTCAATCCGGAGCAGTTGATTGCGACACTGGATAAGGATTTTCCTTTCGAGGCTGAGATGTACATCAAGAAAGGCAGAGGCTATGTCCCTGCAGAATTCAACAAGGAAGACGACATTCCGCTTAACATGGTTGCGGTTGATTCTGTTTTTACCCCTATCCAGAAGGTGAATTTTACTGTTGAAAAGGCGAGAGTAGGAAGGGCAACAGACTATGACAGGCTGATTATGGAGATATGGACAGACGGCAGCATTACCCCTGAAAAGTCAGTTTCGCAGGCTGCCTCCATACTGATGGAGCACCTTTCCCTGTTCGTGCTGGAAACGGATGATTTTGAGGCGGACGATGTCTTTGTGGAGCAGGGGGATCTGATCAATGATATGAATGAAGAGCCGGTGTTCAACAGCAATCTCCTGAAAAGCGTTGAAGAACTCGAACTGTCTGTCAGATCATACAACTGTTTAAAGAATGCGAATATCAAGACTATTGCTGACCTGGTGCAGAAGACCGAGCAGGAAATGCTCAGAACCAAGAATTTCGGACGCAAGTCCCTTAACGAGATAAAAGAGATACTGATCGGGATGGGGCTCCGCCTCGGTATGAGGGTTGATTTTGAGGCGCTCAGCAGGGAAGCGGCGTTACAGAGCGGAGGGATTGAACAAGATGCGACACAGAGTTGA
- the rpsQ gene encoding 30S ribosomal protein S17 has protein sequence MTKKIYTGKVISNKMDKTAVVAVTRLFQHPKYKKTVKRVTKFKAHDENNKCQIGDTVKIIETRPLSKEKRWIIIE, from the coding sequence GTGACTAAAAAGATTTATACGGGAAAAGTAATCAGCAACAAGATGGACAAAACAGCAGTTGTGGCAGTCACCAGGCTTTTTCAGCACCCCAAGTACAAGAAGACAGTGAAGAGGGTCACAAAGTTTAAGGCTCATGATGAGAACAACAAATGCCAGATCGGAGATACGGTAAAGATTATCGAAACGAGGCCTCTCAGTAAGGAGAAGAGGTGGATCATAATAGAATAG
- the rpsD gene encoding 30S ribosomal protein S4 encodes MARYIGALCRICRREGEKLFLKGDRCHTEKCAVERRKYPPGQHGQGFRKLSDYGIQLREKQKVRKIYGLLEKQFRKYFYEAERKKGVTGEVLLQLVESRLDTMVFRMGFAPNRRRARQIVRHGHIVVNGREVNLPSYAVKPGDMVQVKETSREMPEIADSIAKSEHRGLPGWVEVDGTNFTGKVAHIPSRDEIQLPVQEQLIVELYSK; translated from the coding sequence ATGGCAAGATATATCGGAGCATTATGCAGGATCTGTCGCAGGGAAGGAGAAAAACTGTTCCTTAAAGGCGACAGGTGTCATACAGAGAAATGTGCTGTGGAGAGAAGAAAATATCCTCCGGGACAGCATGGGCAGGGATTCAGGAAACTGTCTGATTACGGGATTCAGCTTAGGGAAAAACAGAAGGTAAGGAAGATATACGGCCTCCTTGAAAAACAGTTCAGAAAATACTTCTATGAGGCAGAAAGAAAGAAAGGCGTTACCGGTGAAGTTCTTCTTCAGCTTGTCGAAAGCCGCCTTGATACCATGGTATTCCGCATGGGTTTTGCACCGAACAGGCGCAGGGCGAGACAGATTGTGCGGCATGGACATATTGTGGTAAACGGAAGGGAAGTCAATCTTCCTTCCTATGCAGTGAAGCCCGGCGACATGGTTCAGGTGAAGGAGACCAGCAGGGAGATGCCGGAAATCGCAGACAGTATCGCAAAGAGTGAACACAGGGGACTCCCTGGATGGGTTGAAGTAGACGGGACAAACTTTACCGGAAAGGTTGCCCATATTCCTTCCCGTGACGAAATACAGCTTCCTGTTCAGGAACAGCTCATAGTAGAGCTCTATTCCAAATAG
- the secY gene encoding preprotein translocase subunit SecY — MLSSFQNIFKIAELKSRVLFTLALLAVYRIGAHIPTPGINGEELSKFLNEKGGALMGFFDMFSGGALSKVTIFALGIMPYISASIILQLLTVVIPALGKLAKEGEAGRKKIVRYTRYGTIFISAIQSFGIAAGLEGMAGGVFVQNPGWSFKIMTMITLTSGTAFIMWLGEQITERGIGNGISLIIFAGIVAQFPSAVISTIRLLQAEELSIFFVIFLIVMMVVVVAAIIYMERGQRKIPVQYAKRVVGRKVYGGQSTHLPLKINTAGVIPPIFASSIIMFPATVAGFIAVPWVQALSRQLSPGTVLYTTLYVGMIFFFAYFYTAIIFNPVDIADNLKKYGGYIPGIRPGQKTSEYIYKVLSRLTFVGAFYLATVCIIPEILIGRFNVPFYFGGTSLLIAVGVSLDTVSQIESHLVTRSYEGFLKKGRIRGRK, encoded by the coding sequence ATTCTCTCAAGCTTCCAGAACATATTCAAAATAGCAGAACTCAAGAGCAGGGTCTTGTTCACGCTTGCACTGCTTGCTGTGTACAGGATTGGTGCGCATATTCCGACTCCCGGTATCAACGGTGAAGAACTGAGCAAGTTCCTCAATGAAAAGGGCGGCGCACTCATGGGATTTTTTGATATGTTTTCGGGCGGAGCCTTATCCAAGGTTACTATTTTTGCACTGGGGATAATGCCCTATATAAGTGCGTCTATCATTCTTCAGCTGCTGACTGTTGTCATTCCCGCGCTCGGCAAACTTGCAAAAGAAGGTGAGGCGGGCAGAAAAAAGATTGTGAGGTATACCCGTTACGGAACCATTTTCATCAGTGCAATACAGTCTTTCGGAATCGCTGCGGGACTTGAAGGGATGGCAGGGGGAGTATTTGTACAGAACCCCGGATGGTCATTCAAGATTATGACCATGATAACCCTTACATCGGGCACGGCATTTATTATGTGGCTTGGAGAGCAGATTACCGAACGCGGTATCGGCAATGGGATCTCACTGATCATTTTTGCCGGAATAGTGGCACAGTTTCCTAGTGCAGTCATCAGTACCATCAGATTGTTGCAGGCCGAAGAACTTTCCATATTTTTTGTGATTTTTCTTATAGTGATGATGGTGGTGGTAGTTGCTGCGATCATTTACATGGAGAGGGGGCAACGGAAGATTCCCGTACAGTACGCCAAGCGGGTAGTCGGCCGCAAGGTATATGGCGGGCAATCTACGCACCTGCCTCTCAAGATTAATACTGCAGGCGTGATACCGCCGATATTTGCATCTTCGATCATCATGTTCCCAGCGACTGTGGCAGGTTTTATCGCAGTGCCCTGGGTTCAGGCATTATCGAGACAGCTTTCGCCCGGCACAGTTCTCTATACGACCCTCTATGTGGGAATGATCTTCTTTTTTGCGTACTTTTATACGGCGATTATTTTTAACCCGGTCGATATCGCAGATAATCTGAAAAAATACGGTGGATATATACCGGGGATCAGGCCGGGACAGAAAACATCAGAATATATATATAAGGTGCTTTCCCGTTTAACATTTGTCGGTGCGTTTTACCTTGCGACTGTCTGTATTATTCCTGAAATCCTGATCGGCAGATTCAACGTCCCTTTCTATTTCGGAGGGACCTCTCTCCTCATTGCGGTCGGGGTTTCCCTTGATACGGTATCCCAGATAGAATCTCATCTGGTCACCCGTTCATATGAAGGTTTTCTCAAGAAAGGGAGAATCAGGGGAAGAAAATAA
- a CDS encoding type Z 30S ribosomal protein S14: protein MAKTCMIEKTKRQPKFAVRAYNRCKICGRPRAYLRKFGMCRICFRTLALEGQIPGVVKASW from the coding sequence ATGGCAAAAACGTGTATGATCGAAAAAACAAAAAGGCAACCAAAATTCGCCGTGAGGGCATATAACAGATGTAAAATATGCGGCAGGCCAAGGGCGTATCTGCGAAAGTTCGGGATGTGCAGGATCTGTTTCAGAACACTTGCACTTGAAGGCCAGATCCCCGGGGTTGTAAAGGCAAGTTGGTAG